Proteins encoded by one window of uncultured Draconibacterium sp.:
- a CDS encoding P-II family nitrogen regulator, translating into MKMVLAIIRIDKMNATKRALTAAGITSMTATGKVFGRGKGAWDAQVMEGAKQDMPEALTHLGKEPRLRPQRVLNIAVSDHNVQLTVDTIIEVNQTPAPGDGKIFVLPLDDTFRVRTGETGTTIL; encoded by the coding sequence ATGAAGATGGTATTGGCGATCATCAGGATCGATAAAATGAATGCAACAAAACGGGCTCTTACTGCCGCTGGCATCACCTCGATGACCGCAACCGGAAAAGTTTTTGGACGCGGAAAAGGAGCCTGGGATGCACAAGTGATGGAAGGTGCAAAACAAGACATGCCTGAAGCACTTACCCATCTCGGAAAAGAACCAAGACTGAGACCACAGCGTGTACTAAACATTGCGGTTTCCGACCACAATGTGCAGTTAACGGTTGATACGATTATCGAAGTTAATCAGACTCCTGCTCCCGGCGACGGAAAAATCTTTGTCCTTCCGTTGGATGATACATTCAGGGTTCGCACAGGTGAAACTGGTACAACAATCCTTTAA